A genomic window from Sphingobacterium sp. BN32 includes:
- a CDS encoding LptE family protein, whose protein sequence is MFKIRGIAFGSLLAIMMVCLIQGCGVSYSLSGGSIPENMKTYSVAFFENISPIVNPNFSQSFTEKLKETIRTQSRLSQVNQDGDAVFEGVITNYAITAAAVESNTDFAALNRLTVTVKVTYKNSKDETGESDFEESFTQFKEFRGDFTNQENALSAEIVKMLTEDIFNRAFNNW, encoded by the coding sequence ATGTTTAAGATAAGAGGAATCGCTTTTGGCAGTTTATTAGCCATCATGATGGTCTGCTTGATTCAAGGCTGTGGAGTCAGTTATAGTTTATCCGGAGGATCGATTCCAGAGAACATGAAGACTTATTCTGTAGCATTCTTTGAGAATATTTCTCCTATTGTGAATCCGAATTTCAGTCAGAGCTTCACGGAGAAACTAAAGGAAACCATCCGGACACAATCCCGTTTAAGCCAAGTGAATCAGGATGGCGATGCAGTCTTTGAGGGCGTCATCACCAATTATGCGATTACAGCGGCTGCGGTAGAGTCTAATACGGATTTCGCAGCATTGAACCGTTTAACGGTGACAGTGAAAGTGACTTACAAGAATTCGAAAGACGAAACGGGTGAGAGCGACTTCGAGGAGTCTTTCACACAGTTCAAAGAATTTCGTGGCGATTTCACCAATCAAGAGAATGCTCTTTCCGCAGAGATTGTGAAGATGCTCACCGAAGACATCTTTAATAGGGCTTTTAACAACTGGTAA
- a CDS encoding sigma-54-dependent Fis family transcriptional regulator: protein MDHQDIKNRFGIIGNSPLLNRAIDIARQVAPTDISVLIQGESGSGKEVFSHIIHQLSGRKHGPFIAVNCGAIPEGTIDSELFGHEKGSFTGAHEARKGYFEVVDGGTIFLDEVGELPLGTQARLLRVLESGEYIRVGSSKVQKTNVRVVAATNVDVYEAVKKGKFREDLYYRLNTVPLRIPSLRERKEDIYLLFRKFVVDFADKYRTPGIQLTPDAQDLLTNYSWPGNVRQLKNIAEQIAVLEKERVVTAQILSNYIPIESQTTLPMPVKDANKENFSERDLLYKVLFDMRKDMVDLKKLVVELIQNGFNPGTIEQNSPYINQLYQEVRPAANNIVNDDYAIAQPPTLTIHNPNQPNGNNSDYLTYDTQDVEEVEESLSLVDKESDLIKKALRKHKGKRKAAAQELGISERTLYRKIKDLNLD, encoded by the coding sequence ATGGATCATCAGGATATAAAGAATAGGTTTGGAATAATTGGAAATTCACCCTTATTGAATCGTGCAATTGATATTGCACGCCAAGTGGCACCTACCGATATATCGGTTTTGATTCAAGGGGAGAGTGGTTCTGGTAAGGAGGTTTTTTCACATATCATTCATCAGCTGAGCGGCCGCAAGCATGGTCCGTTTATCGCGGTGAACTGTGGAGCCATTCCTGAGGGAACTATCGATTCGGAGCTTTTTGGTCACGAGAAAGGTTCATTTACCGGTGCTCATGAAGCCCGTAAGGGGTACTTTGAAGTGGTCGATGGCGGTACAATCTTTTTAGATGAGGTCGGCGAATTGCCTTTAGGTACGCAAGCTCGTTTGCTTCGTGTATTGGAAAGTGGAGAATATATCCGCGTGGGATCGTCTAAGGTGCAGAAAACAAACGTACGTGTTGTTGCTGCAACGAATGTGGATGTGTATGAGGCGGTAAAGAAAGGTAAGTTCCGTGAGGACTTGTATTACCGTTTGAATACTGTTCCATTGCGTATCCCTTCTTTGCGCGAGCGTAAGGAAGATATCTATCTGCTGTTCCGGAAGTTTGTAGTCGATTTTGCTGATAAATATAGAACTCCGGGTATTCAACTAACACCGGACGCACAAGATTTATTGACCAATTACTCATGGCCGGGGAATGTTCGCCAATTGAAGAATATCGCGGAGCAAATCGCTGTATTGGAAAAAGAACGCGTCGTGACTGCTCAGATATTGAGTAACTATATTCCTATTGAATCTCAAACGACTTTACCTATGCCGGTAAAGGATGCGAATAAAGAGAATTTTTCAGAAAGAGACCTGCTGTACAAAGTGCTTTTCGATATGAGAAAAGACATGGTCGATTTGAAGAAGCTCGTCGTTGAATTGATACAGAATGGTTTCAATCCTGGCACTATTGAGCAGAACTCGCCATATATCAATCAATTATATCAGGAAGTTCGTCCTGCTGCGAATAATATCGTTAATGACGATTATGCGATTGCGCAGCCTCCTACATTGACGATCCATAATCCAAATCAGCCAAATGGCAATAACAGTGATTATTTAACTTATGATACACAAGATGTGGAGGAAGTCGAAGAATCATTATCTTTGGTAGACAAGGAGTCTGATTTGATTAAAAAGGCCCTGAGAAAGCATAAAGGGAAAAGGAAGGCGGCCGCTCAGGAGTTAGGAATCTCAGAACGTACCTTATATAGAAAAATTAAGGATTTAAATCTCGACTAA
- the miaB gene encoding tRNA (N6-isopentenyl adenosine(37)-C2)-methylthiotransferase MiaB: MLELSHTTKTHDETRQGEALELVPTGMSNGRKLYIESYGCQMNFSDSEIVASILMEKGYETTRDYRDADVVFINTCSIRENAETRVRNRLKEFESAKAKNPGMVVGVLGCMAERLKAKFLEEEKLVDVVVGPDAYRDLPNLIDKVDEGGRAVNVLLSREETYADISPVRLNSNGISAFISIMRGCDNMCSFCVVPFTRGRERSRDAESIVREAQGLFDAGYKEVTLLGQNVDSYKYTPPVAEGEEAKPTVNFAQLLALVAEVSPELRIRFSTSHPKDITDEVLHTMARYDNICKYIHLPVQSGNSRVLDLMNRTYDREWYMERVDAIRRIIPSCGISTDVITGFCTETEEEHQDTLSMMEYVKYDFAYMFAYSERPGTLAAKRYEDDIPEEVKKRRLTEVVDLQREHSLYRVQNFVGKVHRVLIEGFSKRSDKDYCGRNDQNTMVVFPVDERYNVGDYVNVLGESCTSATLIGKIVD, translated from the coding sequence ATGCTAGAGTTATCACATACAACGAAAACACACGATGAGACGCGCCAAGGAGAGGCTTTGGAGTTGGTGCCTACCGGAATGTCCAATGGTCGTAAGCTTTACATTGAGAGCTACGGATGCCAGATGAACTTTTCGGATAGCGAGATTGTTGCTTCTATCCTAATGGAAAAAGGGTATGAGACAACACGTGATTATAGGGATGCGGACGTGGTGTTTATCAACACTTGTTCGATACGTGAGAATGCGGAAACCCGCGTTCGTAATCGTCTGAAGGAGTTTGAGTCGGCGAAGGCAAAGAATCCGGGGATGGTTGTAGGCGTTCTAGGTTGTATGGCCGAGCGTTTGAAAGCTAAATTCTTGGAAGAAGAGAAGTTGGTTGACGTCGTTGTGGGACCTGACGCTTATCGCGATCTTCCAAATTTGATTGATAAGGTTGACGAGGGCGGTCGTGCGGTGAATGTTTTATTGTCACGTGAGGAAACTTACGCTGATATTAGCCCGGTTCGCTTGAACTCGAATGGTATCTCGGCTTTCATTTCCATCATGCGTGGTTGTGATAATATGTGTTCTTTCTGTGTGGTGCCTTTTACCAGAGGTCGCGAGCGCAGTAGAGATGCAGAATCTATCGTCAGAGAAGCACAAGGTTTGTTTGACGCTGGTTATAAAGAAGTAACCTTATTGGGTCAGAACGTTGACTCATATAAATATACGCCTCCCGTTGCGGAAGGTGAAGAGGCTAAGCCTACGGTAAACTTTGCGCAATTACTTGCCTTGGTTGCGGAGGTGAGCCCAGAATTGCGTATCAGATTCTCAACGTCGCATCCAAAAGATATTACAGATGAGGTGCTACATACGATGGCACGTTATGATAATATCTGTAAGTATATTCACTTGCCAGTTCAGTCCGGCAACTCTAGGGTATTGGATCTGATGAACAGAACTTACGATAGAGAATGGTATATGGAGCGCGTGGATGCAATTCGTCGTATCATTCCTAGCTGCGGTATTTCTACGGATGTGATTACGGGTTTCTGCACAGAGACGGAAGAAGAACATCAGGATACTTTGTCGATGATGGAATATGTGAAATATGACTTTGCTTATATGTTCGCTTATTCAGAAAGACCAGGTACCTTAGCAGCAAAACGTTATGAGGACGATATCCCGGAAGAGGTGAAGAAGCGCCGCTTGACGGAAGTTGTCGATCTTCAGCGCGAGCATAGCTTATATCGCGTACAGAACTTTGTGGGCAAAGTTCACCGCGTATTGATTGAGGGTTTCTCAAAACGTTCAGATAAAGACTACTGCGGTAGAAATGATCAGAATACGATGGTTGTTTTCCCGGTAGATGAACGCTATAATGTTGGGGACTACGTTAATGTATTAGGAGAAAGCTGTACATCAGCAACATTGATCGGAAAGATCGTAGACTAA
- a CDS encoding OmpA family protein, with protein sequence MIMKMNKRLAVYGLTVATSAMLFASCSTIQNTSSTTKGAVVGTAAGGAIGALIGGKAGNTAVGAIAGAVIGGAAGTLIGKKMDKQAKEIENTVAGAEVEQVGEGILVKFDSGILFDFNSTALKSSAKANIAKLVETLNKEPDTEILVLGHTDNVGTLQANQKVSDGRAASVKSYAVSQGLASGRIKTEGKNYSEPIASNDTETGRAENRRVEIVIVASKKMQQEAKQEVGQ encoded by the coding sequence GTGATTATGAAAATGAATAAAAGATTAGCGGTATACGGATTAACAGTTGCAACTTCAGCGATGTTGTTTGCGAGCTGTTCGACTATTCAAAATACAAGTAGCACAACAAAAGGTGCTGTTGTAGGTACTGCTGCTGGTGGTGCTATTGGAGCATTAATCGGGGGTAAAGCTGGTAACACGGCTGTAGGTGCTATCGCTGGTGCTGTTATCGGTGGTGCTGCAGGTACCTTGATCGGTAAGAAAATGGACAAGCAAGCGAAAGAAATCGAGAACACTGTTGCTGGTGCTGAAGTAGAGCAAGTTGGTGAAGGTATCTTGGTTAAATTTGACTCAGGTATTTTATTCGACTTCAACAGTACTGCTTTGAAATCTAGCGCTAAAGCTAACATTGCGAAATTAGTAGAAACTTTAAATAAAGAGCCTGATACTGAAATCTTAGTATTAGGACATACAGACAACGTTGGTACGCTTCAGGCTAACCAAAAGGTTTCTGATGGCCGTGCGGCATCTGTAAAATCATACGCTGTATCACAAGGTCTAGCAAGCGGACGTATCAAAACTGAAGGTAAGAACTACTCAGAGCCAATTGCATCTAACGATACAGAAACTGGTAGAGCAGAAAACCGTCGCGTGGAAATCGTTATCGTAGCGAGCAAGAAAATGCAACAAGAGGCTAAGCAAGAAGTTGGTCAATAA
- the rlmD gene encoding 23S rRNA (uracil(1939)-C(5))-methyltransferase RlmD codes for MGRRIAQDKKFISDLSIIDIAEEGKGVAKQDNLVYFIERAVPGDVVDVELMRKKKSFVEGRVTAIKQASEYRVEPFCSHFGVCGGCKWQHMTYEAQLKFKEQYVGNALSRIGKVDVSDMEPILASEQTSYYRNKLEYTFSNKRWLTDLDDVQPGDSMDALGFHVPGRFDKILTVDHCYLQQDPSNDLRNSIFEFAKANEISFYDLKQHEGALRNLIIRTSSTGELMVIVVFAYPEEGQVDLLMSFIQEKFPTITSLLYIINQKRNDTIFDQDIHIYAGRDFIYEEMEGLKFKVGPKSFYQTNSRQAYELYKITREFADLKGDELVYDLYTGAGTIANFVAKTAREVVGVEYVPTAIEDAKVNSAINGIANTKFYAGDMKDVLTSDFIKEHGKPDVVITDPPRAGMHADVVERILEMESEKVVYVSCNAATQARDLEMLQSKYEVARIKPVDMFPHTQHVENVVLLKLKK; via the coding sequence ATGGGAAGAAGAATTGCTCAAGACAAAAAGTTTATTTCCGATCTGTCGATCATTGACATTGCAGAAGAGGGGAAAGGTGTAGCTAAGCAGGATAATTTAGTTTATTTTATCGAACGTGCTGTGCCTGGTGATGTGGTTGATGTGGAGTTGATGCGCAAGAAGAAAAGCTTTGTTGAGGGTCGTGTGACAGCGATCAAGCAGGCTTCGGAATATCGTGTTGAGCCGTTTTGCTCTCATTTTGGGGTTTGTGGTGGCTGTAAGTGGCAGCATATGACCTATGAGGCGCAACTGAAGTTTAAGGAGCAATATGTTGGAAATGCACTTTCGCGTATCGGGAAGGTTGATGTTTCGGATATGGAGCCGATCTTGGCGTCGGAGCAAACGAGCTACTACCGTAATAAATTAGAATATACTTTTTCGAATAAACGTTGGTTAACGGATTTGGATGATGTGCAGCCGGGCGATTCGATGGATGCTCTAGGGTTCCACGTTCCGGGAAGATTTGATAAGATCTTAACCGTAGACCATTGCTATCTACAACAGGATCCGTCAAACGATCTGCGCAATAGCATCTTTGAATTTGCTAAGGCCAATGAAATCTCTTTTTACGACCTGAAGCAACATGAAGGTGCATTAAGAAACCTGATTATCCGTACTTCTTCAACGGGAGAATTGATGGTTATCGTCGTATTTGCTTATCCGGAAGAAGGACAGGTTGATTTGTTGATGTCTTTCATTCAAGAGAAATTCCCGACGATTACTTCCTTATTATATATTATCAACCAGAAGCGCAACGATACGATCTTCGATCAGGATATTCATATCTATGCCGGTCGTGATTTTATCTATGAGGAAATGGAGGGTTTGAAATTTAAAGTAGGACCGAAGTCATTCTATCAGACCAATTCGCGTCAAGCTTATGAACTTTATAAGATTACGCGCGAGTTTGCGGACTTAAAAGGCGATGAGCTGGTTTACGATTTATATACAGGCGCTGGTACCATCGCAAACTTTGTAGCAAAGACTGCTCGTGAAGTAGTAGGTGTTGAATATGTGCCTACGGCAATTGAGGATGCGAAAGTGAACTCGGCGATCAATGGTATAGCCAATACGAAGTTCTATGCCGGCGATATGAAAGACGTTTTAACAAGCGATTTCATAAAGGAGCATGGTAAACCGGATGTGGTGATTACGGATCCTCCACGTGCTGGGATGCATGCCGATGTGGTAGAGCGCATCCTGGAGATGGAGAGTGAGAAAGTAGTGTATGTAAGTTGTAATGCGGCTACGCAGGCACGCGATCTGGAAATGCTGCAAAGCAAATATGAAGTGGCAAGAATAAAGCCTGTAGATATGTTCCCGCATACACAACATGTGGAGAACGTTGTCTTATTAAAACTGAAGAAATAA
- a CDS encoding TetR/AcrR family transcriptional regulator, translated as MMEDKIVIAIKKSARELFRKYGYNKTSVNELAKNASIAKATFYKHFASKELILHAVLMDYIEENVSDILNKHVNEKDLATFLANTILKVSRVTYTVCNEFVGWEFLRESANAQEYLKILSDDLEFLLLRSFMQNETISATIPEERLTFLIKCSKNIVFSFAFTAVSVADVRKNFISFQKDMLPYLVEATLL; from the coding sequence TTGATGGAAGATAAAATAGTCATAGCAATTAAGAAGTCTGCTCGCGAACTTTTTAGAAAGTATGGCTATAACAAAACTAGTGTCAACGAACTCGCCAAAAACGCTTCAATCGCCAAAGCGACCTTTTACAAACATTTTGCTAGCAAGGAACTTATTCTGCACGCCGTCCTGATGGATTACATCGAGGAGAATGTGTCGGACATCCTGAACAAGCATGTCAACGAAAAGGATTTGGCAACCTTTCTGGCGAATACCATCCTCAAAGTCAGCCGTGTTACCTATACGGTTTGTAATGAGTTTGTCGGCTGGGAATTCCTCCGGGAGTCTGCCAATGCGCAGGAGTACCTCAAGATACTCTCGGACGATTTGGAGTTTCTGCTGCTGCGTTCCTTTATGCAGAATGAAACCATCAGCGCCACCATCCCCGAAGAACGCCTCACCTTCCTAATTAAATGCAGCAAGAATATCGTATTCTCCTTCGCCTTTACGGCAGTTTCCGTTGCAGATGTCCGCAAAAACTTTATTTCCTTCCAAAAAGATATGCTTCCTTATTTGGTGGAGGCAACGCTTTTGTAG
- the pheS gene encoding phenylalanine--tRNA ligase subunit alpha, whose translation MLQDKITQYTQEIEAFAPNSAQDVEAFRLKFLVSKGIVKSLFEEFKTVSSEEKRVLGKVLNEFKQLAENKFKEASEQFENAADSGQSKKEGDLTLPGEGFQLGSRHPLSLVRKEIVEIFKKLGFVVAEGNDIEDDWHNFSALNFAPEHPARDMQDTFFVKKQDGNDVVLRTHTSSVQVRLMENGQPPFRAIMPGRVYRNEAISARAHCFFHQVEGLYVDEEVSFADLKQTLYHFVKELYGDDTKVRFRPSYFPFTEPSAEMDISCTICKGAGCQMCKQSGWVEILGCGMVDPNVLENCGIDSKKYSGYAFGMGIERITNLKYEIRDLRLFSENDVRFLSQFETEII comes from the coding sequence ATGTTGCAAGATAAAATAACGCAGTATACCCAAGAGATTGAAGCATTTGCTCCAAATTCGGCGCAAGATGTGGAGGCATTCCGTCTTAAGTTTTTAGTGTCGAAAGGCATCGTAAAGAGTTTATTCGAAGAGTTCAAAACCGTTTCATCAGAAGAGAAGCGCGTTTTGGGTAAAGTATTGAATGAATTCAAACAATTAGCTGAAAACAAATTTAAGGAAGCTTCAGAGCAATTTGAGAATGCAGCGGATAGCGGTCAGAGTAAAAAGGAAGGCGATCTTACCTTACCGGGCGAGGGTTTCCAACTTGGTTCAAGACATCCATTATCCTTAGTGCGCAAAGAAATCGTGGAGATCTTTAAGAAATTAGGTTTCGTTGTTGCCGAAGGTAATGATATTGAAGATGATTGGCATAACTTCTCGGCATTAAATTTTGCTCCGGAGCACCCGGCGCGTGATATGCAGGATACTTTCTTTGTGAAGAAACAAGATGGTAATGATGTGGTATTGCGTACGCATACTTCTTCGGTACAGGTTCGATTGATGGAAAATGGACAACCTCCATTCCGCGCGATTATGCCTGGGCGTGTTTATCGTAATGAAGCTATTTCTGCTCGTGCACACTGTTTCTTCCATCAGGTGGAAGGTTTGTATGTAGACGAGGAAGTTTCATTTGCAGATTTAAAGCAGACCTTATATCACTTTGTGAAAGAGTTGTATGGCGATGATACGAAAGTGCGTTTCCGTCCTTCTTATTTCCCTTTTACCGAGCCTTCGGCAGAGATGGATATCTCTTGTACGATCTGTAAAGGTGCCGGCTGCCAGATGTGTAAGCAATCGGGTTGGGTAGAAATCTTAGGCTGTGGTATGGTGGATCCAAATGTATTGGAGAACTGTGGTATCGACAGCAAGAAATATTCGGGTTATGCATTCGGTATGGGTATCGAACGTATCACCAACTTGAAATATGAGATTCGCGACTTAAGGCTATTCTCGGAAAATGATGTTCGTTTCTTGTCTCAATTTGAAACAGAGATCATTTAA
- a CDS encoding single-stranded DNA-binding protein, translating into MSGVNKVILVGHLGKDPEIRYLEGNVSVASFPLATSETFSKDGKRIEQTEWHNIVLWRGLADVAVKYLSKGKLVYIEGKLRTRSYEDKEGIRRYTTEIVAESFNLLGRRSDFEPQNPQGSSTATSTTEAEKEQSVDFTENNDDNDGLPF; encoded by the coding sequence ATGTCTGGTGTAAACAAAGTAATTTTAGTAGGGCATCTAGGTAAAGACCCTGAGATCCGTTATTTAGAAGGTAATGTAAGCGTGGCGAGTTTTCCCTTGGCAACTTCCGAGACCTTTAGTAAAGACGGGAAGCGTATTGAGCAAACGGAGTGGCATAATATCGTTCTATGGCGTGGCCTTGCAGACGTTGCGGTAAAGTACCTAAGCAAGGGTAAATTGGTTTATATCGAGGGGAAATTAAGAACCCGTTCCTATGAAGATAAAGAAGGTATCCGTCGGTATACGACCGAAATTGTTGCCGAGAGCTTTAACCTATTAGGACGTCGATCAGACTTCGAACCGCAAAATCCACAAGGATCGTCTACCGCTACATCTACCACTGAAGCTGAAAAAGAACAATCTGTTGATTTTACGGAGAATAATGATGATAATGATGGCTTGCCATTTTAA
- the mutY gene encoding A/G-specific adenine glycosylase: MSFSARILDWYQDHKRALPWRETKNPYIIWLSEIILQQTRVEQGTPYFFKFVEEYPNVTKFAAAEEENILRLWQGLGYYSRARNMHKAAKQVVDLYAGVFPTHYIELLSLPGVGEYTAAAIASFAENHPHAVLDGNVFRVLSRYFGIEEPINSTAGKKLFSKLADEMLDREHPGEYNQAMMDFGAMQCKPKNPDCSICPLQVDCVAFAQGLQGELPKKLKGKKSRDRYFHYFLAERDGAILMSQRPEGDVWTNLFEFPMLETSAMLSLDELQASTAFRDIFGDAQLIPIEGVQKHVLSHQNIYARFYKLGNIDTDIAKKSNWNYYLLENLDKLAKHKLISSFVERYF, from the coding sequence ATGTCATTTTCAGCACGTATACTCGATTGGTATCAAGACCATAAAAGAGCACTACCATGGCGGGAAACAAAGAATCCTTACATTATTTGGCTTTCAGAAATCATCCTCCAGCAGACGAGAGTCGAGCAGGGGACACCATATTTTTTTAAATTTGTAGAGGAATATCCAAATGTAACAAAATTTGCTGCCGCCGAGGAGGAGAACATCCTTCGACTATGGCAGGGTTTGGGGTACTACTCGCGCGCTCGAAATATGCATAAGGCTGCTAAACAGGTTGTTGATTTGTATGCCGGGGTTTTTCCGACCCATTATATCGAGCTTTTGTCGCTGCCCGGAGTGGGCGAATATACTGCTGCAGCGATCGCTTCATTCGCTGAAAATCACCCACATGCCGTGTTAGATGGCAATGTTTTCCGGGTTTTATCACGTTATTTCGGAATTGAAGAGCCTATCAATTCGACCGCAGGGAAGAAGTTATTTTCCAAGCTTGCTGATGAGATGCTGGATCGGGAGCATCCCGGTGAATATAATCAGGCGATGATGGATTTTGGCGCAATGCAATGCAAGCCTAAGAACCCAGACTGCAGTATTTGTCCATTGCAGGTCGATTGTGTTGCGTTTGCTCAAGGATTACAAGGGGAACTTCCTAAGAAACTGAAAGGAAAAAAAAGTCGCGATCGTTATTTCCATTATTTCTTAGCGGAGCGTGATGGAGCCATCCTCATGTCGCAGCGTCCGGAGGGCGATGTTTGGACAAACCTTTTCGAGTTTCCGATGTTAGAAACGAGTGCGATGCTCTCGCTTGACGAATTGCAAGCATCCACTGCTTTTCGTGATATTTTTGGTGATGCACAGCTCATCCCCATAGAGGGGGTACAGAAGCATGTCCTTAGTCATCAGAATATTTATGCCCGCTTTTATAAGTTGGGAAATATCGATACAGATATAGCGAAAAAAAGCAATTGGAATTATTATTTGTTGGAAAATTTAGATAAATTAGCTAAACATAAACTGATTAGCTCCTTCGTTGAGCGATATTTTTAG
- a CDS encoding M23 family metallopeptidase, which yields MIKQKTSVVILDANGDSDRKIQVPTFIVKNWKRVLGLGVLLICLACGTIVYLATKNTSERYEKELTQKVKALEAAKQSLATEEASNQMSMEQVQKSFDAIDSTLNQINAKMRKRGLKDIAPKIKNVGGPVEEEINLEELTKFYKKELKNLDKKLEGIPLGIPHHGKITSRFGYRRNPFTNKGREMHSGIDIKGRSGEPIKATAAGKVVHAGYKGQYGRVVIIEHSNGWETRYAHLSRTNVRVGQRVEAGQTIGGLGNTGRSTGPHLHYELLSHGTKLNPEKTLRF from the coding sequence ATGATTAAACAAAAGACTTCCGTTGTTATTCTAGATGCCAACGGAGATTCTGATCGCAAGATCCAGGTTCCTACTTTTATAGTAAAAAACTGGAAAAGAGTTCTTGGCTTGGGCGTTCTATTGATTTGCCTCGCCTGCGGAACTATCGTTTACCTCGCTACGAAAAACACAAGCGAGCGTTACGAAAAAGAGTTAACTCAAAAAGTGAAAGCCCTTGAGGCTGCAAAACAATCGCTAGCAACGGAGGAAGCCTCAAATCAAATGAGTATGGAGCAAGTCCAGAAATCATTTGACGCTATCGATAGTACTCTTAACCAAATTAATGCCAAAATGCGTAAAAGGGGATTAAAAGATATTGCCCCTAAGATAAAAAACGTCGGAGGACCTGTAGAGGAGGAAATAAACTTGGAAGAATTAACCAAGTTTTACAAGAAAGAGTTAAAGAATTTAGACAAGAAATTAGAGGGTATTCCCCTAGGAATTCCTCACCACGGCAAGATTACATCGCGCTTTGGATACCGTCGCAACCCTTTTACCAATAAAGGTAGAGAGATGCACTCGGGCATCGACATCAAAGGAAGATCGGGCGAACCGATTAAAGCGACCGCTGCAGGCAAGGTAGTGCATGCAGGCTACAAAGGCCAGTACGGACGTGTAGTGATTATAGAACACAGCAACGGATGGGAAACAAGATATGCACACCTTTCCAGAACAAATGTTCGCGTAGGACAACGTGTTGAAGCCGGACAAACAATCGGTGGTTTAGGCAATACCGGCCGCTCAACAGGTCCGCATCTGCATTATGAATTGCTAAGCCACGGCACAAAACTGAACCCCGAGAAAACATTAAGATTTTAA
- a CDS encoding DUF4249 family protein, whose amino-acid sequence MMLRKFCRDIWIVIGVAVSFVGCTDHKTTIPFEFPAYSPRLIVLSSVGTISGGEAVVSWSRPLRGQPGVVPALPKLSVFLLEEGERIIKFNEVPDSVGYFVINPEDISPKLGIAYSIEILMEEKAERITSEKCYLPEKPVLTDVNIELNPNLPSLYTLNWSQGAAKEGIGATALYPFLIAEKGVKTTKQGLSAYFLSPEFRFTDGKPLHGRTGSKRFDRQIKKADGSTELAKEVDVTLAYLSPDLARFKKEIDQLGSLGEAIFQTVRPLYSNIIGADGIFGLYNETSVRANF is encoded by the coding sequence ATGATGCTACGAAAGTTTTGTAGAGATATATGGATCGTCATAGGCGTAGCGGTTTCATTCGTTGGATGTACAGACCATAAAACGACTATTCCGTTTGAGTTCCCTGCATATAGTCCTCGCCTGATCGTATTGTCGTCTGTAGGAACTATTTCGGGAGGAGAGGCTGTTGTATCGTGGAGTAGGCCATTGCGAGGTCAGCCAGGTGTTGTACCGGCACTGCCCAAGCTTTCCGTTTTCTTATTGGAAGAAGGTGAGCGCATCATCAAATTCAATGAAGTCCCCGATTCTGTTGGATATTTTGTCATTAACCCAGAAGACATCAGTCCCAAGCTTGGAATTGCTTACTCCATAGAGATACTGATGGAAGAAAAGGCGGAAAGGATCACCTCCGAAAAATGTTATTTGCCAGAGAAGCCGGTCTTGACGGATGTAAATATAGAATTAAACCCGAATCTGCCATCTTTGTATACATTGAATTGGTCGCAAGGAGCAGCCAAGGAAGGGATTGGTGCGACTGCACTATACCCGTTCTTGATTGCTGAAAAAGGAGTTAAGACTACAAAACAGGGGCTTTCGGCATACTTTCTTTCTCCAGAATTCAGATTTACGGACGGAAAGCCGTTGCATGGGAGAACCGGGAGTAAACGCTTTGATCGACAGATAAAAAAAGCTGACGGATCCACCGAACTTGCAAAAGAAGTAGATGTAACACTTGCTTATCTGTCGCCTGATTTGGCCAGATTTAAAAAGGAAATAGATCAACTGGGCTCCCTCGGAGAGGCCATATTTCAGACGGTACGCCCGCTCTATTCCAATATTATTGGAGCAGATGGCATTTTTGGGCTCTATAATGAAACCTCAGTGAGAGCGAATTTCTAG